The following proteins are co-located in the Nitrospiria bacterium genome:
- a CDS encoding gamma-glutamyl-gamma-aminobutyrate hydrolase family protein, producing MRPIIGITPDFSDGIRKSPRSPGEPTYFLRARYVDAIKDLGGIPFLLPITRDAELQADLLNRIDGLLITGSGPDLDPRLYRERPTARFKIMSRERAASELGLARRALKRNQPVLGICGGLQLLNVAMGGSLVQDIATQVRGALVHRQETAATRPSHPVRIVRGTRLHRILRTERLKVNSSHHQAPKIVAKGWRVNAFSPDGVIEGLESPRHRFAVGVQWHPEFLYRRDEASRRLFKSFLRQAARHASP from the coding sequence ATGCGACCGATCATCGGCATCACGCCGGATTTTAGCGACGGGATACGCAAGAGTCCCCGCTCGCCGGGCGAGCCCACCTATTTTCTAAGGGCGCGGTACGTGGACGCGATCAAGGATCTGGGCGGGATTCCCTTTCTTCTGCCGATCACCCGGGATGCCGAACTTCAGGCCGATCTTCTGAACCGGATCGACGGGTTGCTGATCACCGGCAGCGGTCCGGATCTGGACCCCCGGCTCTACCGCGAGCGTCCGACGGCGCGCTTCAAGATCATGAGCCGGGAGCGGGCCGCTTCCGAGCTGGGTCTGGCCCGGCGAGCCTTGAAGCGCAATCAACCGGTGCTGGGAATCTGCGGCGGGCTTCAACTCCTGAATGTGGCGATGGGCGGCAGTCTGGTTCAGGACATCGCGACCCAGGTCCGCGGGGCCCTGGTCCACCGGCAGGAAACCGCGGCCACCCGGCCCTCGCACCCGGTCAGGATTGTCCGGGGGACGCGCCTTCACCGGATCCTCCGGACCGAGCGCTTGAAGGTCAACAGTTCGCACCACCAAGCCCCGAAAATAGTGGCCAAGGGATGGAGGGTCAACGCCTTCTCGCCCGACGGGGTGATCGAGGGACTGGAAAGTCCGCGGCACCGCTTTGCCGTCGGCGTCCAATGGCATCCGGAGTTTTTATATCGCAGGGACGAGGCCAGCCGCCGGCTGTTTAAATCGTTCTTGCGACAGGCCGCGCGTCACGCCTCCCCCTGA
- a CDS encoding homoserine dehydrogenase yields MNPKRQKIGVGLIGFGTVGTGVVKILTKRAEEIRRRLGVPLELVRIADLDWKRDRGVAVKPALRCSKAEEVIDDPEVDIVVELVGGYEPARTLILKAFEKGKCVVTANKALLAVHGEELYRAAQKAGMDLGFEASVGGGIPIIRAMKEGLAANRILSIYGIINGTANYILSKMTEEKRPFAEVLAEAQRLGYAEADPRFDVDGVDSAHKLAILVTLAFGTPVDIKSIYTEGITGVTPTDIEYAKEFGYRIKLLAIAKANDGSIEVRVHPTMVPEEYLIATVNGVYNAIYVVGDAVGNTLFYGQGAGAMPTGSAVVSDLMEAGRNLLYDSVGCVPPTGFDPDRREVLRIRPMEEIRSFYYLRFMALDKPGVLSRISGILGKYNISISSMIQKGRKVGEAVPVVMMTHKAVERDVRQALAEIDRFPDVSDRTVLIRVEGEEEA; encoded by the coding sequence ATGAATCCCAAAAGACAGAAGATCGGCGTAGGCCTCATCGGGTTCGGGACGGTCGGAACCGGGGTGGTCAAGATCCTCACGAAGCGCGCGGAGGAAATCCGCCGTCGACTGGGCGTTCCGCTGGAACTGGTCCGGATCGCAGACCTCGATTGGAAACGGGACCGCGGCGTCGCGGTGAAGCCGGCCCTTCGGTGCTCGAAGGCCGAGGAAGTGATCGACGATCCGGAGGTGGATATCGTCGTCGAATTGGTCGGCGGCTATGAGCCGGCGCGCACGCTCATCCTCAAGGCCTTTGAAAAAGGGAAGTGCGTCGTGACGGCCAACAAGGCCTTGCTGGCCGTTCACGGGGAGGAACTCTATCGCGCGGCGCAGAAGGCCGGGATGGATCTGGGGTTTGAGGCCAGCGTGGGCGGGGGGATTCCGATCATCCGGGCGATGAAGGAGGGCCTGGCCGCCAACCGCATCCTGTCCATTTACGGGATCATCAACGGAACGGCCAACTATATTTTAAGCAAGATGACCGAGGAGAAACGGCCCTTCGCCGAGGTATTGGCCGAGGCCCAGCGTCTCGGATACGCCGAAGCCGACCCCCGCTTCGACGTCGACGGCGTCGATTCCGCCCACAAACTGGCGATCCTGGTGACCCTGGCGTTCGGAACGCCGGTCGATATCAAATCGATCTACACCGAGGGCATTACCGGAGTGACCCCGACCGACATCGAGTACGCCAAGGAGTTCGGTTACCGGATCAAACTGCTCGCGATCGCCAAGGCCAACGACGGCTCCATCGAAGTCCGCGTCCATCCGACCATGGTCCCGGAGGAGTATCTGATCGCGACGGTGAACGGCGTTTACAATGCGATCTATGTCGTGGGCGACGCCGTGGGAAACACGCTCTTCTACGGCCAGGGGGCGGGGGCCATGCCGACCGGAAGCGCCGTCGTGAGCGATTTGATGGAGGCCGGCCGGAATCTGCTGTACGATTCGGTGGGCTGCGTGCCGCCGACCGGCTTCGATCCCGACCGGAGGGAGGTCCTGCGAATCCGTCCGATGGAGGAAATCCGGAGCTTCTATTATCTCCGGTTCATGGCCCTGGACAAGCCGGGGGTGCTTTCGCGGATCTCCGGCATCCTGGGAAAATACAACATCAGTATTTCTTCCATGATCCAAAAAGGCCGGAAAGTCGGCGAGGCCGTTCCGGTCGTGATGATGACCCACAAAGCCGTGGAGCGGGACGTTCGCCAGGCGCTGGCCGAGATCGACCGTTTTCCCGACGTCAGCGACCGAACGGTCTTGATCCGCGTCGAGGGGGAAGAGGAAGCCTGA
- a CDS encoding aspartate kinase, with translation MALIVQKFGGTSVGNVERIQNVAERVAKVKAGGNDVVVVVSAMAGETDRLLKLASQVSSSPQEREVDLLLSSGERVTSALLALALQEKGFKAQAFTGRQVGIITDSTHTKAKIERIVADRVREAIGDGIIPVIAGFQGINQKSDVTTLGRGGSDLTAVALAAALKAERCDIYTDVDGVYTTDPHVVPEARRLNKISYEEMLEMASLGAKVLQARSVEFAAKYQVAVRVLSSFNDGEGTLVTKEDRDMERVVVSGVTYDKNQAKITITGVPDQPGIAARLFGVIAGAGVIVDMILQNVSQEGLTDISFTVPKGDARKAVEIARQIAREIGARDVQMKEDIAKVSIVGVGMRTHSGVAAQMFAALSKEGINIMMISTSEIKISCVIDAKYTELAVRALHDAFELGKS, from the coding sequence ATGGCATTGATCGTTCAAAAATTCGGCGGGACGTCCGTCGGCAATGTCGAGCGCATTCAAAACGTGGCGGAGCGCGTGGCCAAGGTCAAGGCGGGCGGAAACGACGTGGTCGTGGTGGTCTCGGCGATGGCCGGCGAGACGGACCGCCTGCTGAAGCTCGCCAGCCAGGTCTCTTCCAGCCCCCAAGAACGGGAGGTGGACCTTCTGCTTTCTTCCGGCGAGCGGGTGACCAGCGCGCTGCTGGCGCTGGCGCTCCAGGAAAAGGGGTTCAAGGCGCAGGCCTTCACCGGCCGTCAGGTCGGAATCATCACGGACAGCACGCACACGAAGGCCAAGATCGAACGGATCGTGGCGGACCGCGTGCGGGAGGCGATCGGCGATGGGATCATTCCGGTCATCGCCGGTTTCCAAGGCATCAACCAGAAGTCGGATGTGACCACCCTGGGGCGGGGCGGCTCGGATCTGACGGCCGTCGCGCTGGCCGCGGCCCTGAAGGCCGAGCGCTGCGACATCTACACCGACGTCGACGGCGTCTACACGACCGATCCTCATGTCGTGCCGGAGGCCCGCCGGCTTAATAAAATCTCGTATGAAGAGATGCTGGAGATGGCCAGTCTGGGCGCCAAAGTGCTCCAGGCCCGTTCGGTCGAGTTTGCGGCCAAGTATCAGGTGGCGGTGCGTGTGCTGTCCAGTTTCAACGACGGGGAGGGGACGCTGGTGACCAAGGAGGACCGGGATATGGAACGGGTGGTGGTGTCGGGCGTGACCTACGACAAGAACCAGGCCAAGATCACGATCACAGGGGTGCCCGATCAGCCCGGGATCGCCGCGCGGCTGTTCGGCGTCATCGCCGGGGCGGGGGTCATCGTGGACATGATCCTTCAGAACGTCAGCCAGGAAGGCCTGACCGATATCTCCTTCACCGTCCCGAAGGGGGACGCCCGAAAGGCCGTCGAGATCGCGCGCCAGATCGCCCGGGAGATCGGCGCCCGGGATGTGCAGATGAAAGAGGACATTGCGAAGGTGTCGATCGTGGGCGTCGGGATGCGGACCCATTCCGGCGTGGCGGCCCAGATGTTCGCCGCCTTGTCGAAGGAAGGGATCAACATCATGATGATCTCGACCAGCGAGATCAAGATCTCCTGCGTCATCGACGCCAAATATACCGAATTGGCCGTCCGGGCCTTACATGATGCGTTTGAACTGGGGAAGTCCTAA
- the alaC gene encoding alanine transaminase has protein sequence MNDFPRIKRLPPYVFASVNALKLEARRKGEDIIDFGMGNPDQPTPKHIVDKAVEALKNPRNHRYSASRGITKLRAAIADWYRRNFQVEIDPETEAIVTIGSKEGIAHLALATLGPGDAVLCPSPTYPIHTYSVIIAGAEVRSVPLREDNDFFEDLTSAYRNALPRPKMLIVNFPHNPTTRVVDAGFFKKLADFAAEHRLIVVHDLAYADLVFDGYKAPSFLQVPGAKAIGVEFFTLSKSYNMPGWRVGFCVGNREIIKALTQIKSYLDYGIFQPLQIASIIALNGPQDCVREAVRMYRSRRNTLVDGLNRIGWKVEKPLATMFVWARIPEPFREMGSLEFTKMLLSEAKVAVSPGIGFGEYGDDHVRFALVENEHRTRQAIQGIKKVLKKA, from the coding sequence ATGAACGATTTTCCTCGAATCAAGCGCCTCCCTCCCTACGTGTTTGCGAGCGTGAACGCGCTCAAACTGGAGGCCCGGCGCAAGGGCGAAGACATCATCGATTTCGGCATGGGCAATCCGGACCAGCCCACCCCGAAGCATATCGTGGACAAGGCGGTCGAGGCGCTCAAAAACCCCCGGAACCATCGCTACTCGGCCTCCCGGGGCATCACGAAGCTGCGGGCGGCGATCGCGGACTGGTACCGTCGTAATTTCCAGGTCGAGATCGATCCGGAGACGGAGGCGATCGTGACGATCGGCTCGAAGGAGGGCATCGCCCACCTGGCCCTGGCCACGCTCGGTCCCGGGGACGCCGTGCTGTGTCCCAGCCCCACCTATCCGATTCATACCTACAGCGTCATCATCGCCGGGGCCGAAGTGCGGAGCGTCCCGCTCCGGGAGGACAATGATTTTTTTGAAGACCTCACCTCGGCCTACCGGAACGCCCTTCCCAGGCCCAAGATGCTGATCGTGAATTTTCCGCACAATCCGACGACGCGCGTCGTGGATGCGGGTTTTTTCAAAAAACTGGCGGACTTCGCGGCGGAGCACCGCCTGATCGTGGTGCATGATCTGGCCTATGCCGATCTGGTGTTCGACGGGTACAAGGCCCCCAGTTTTCTCCAGGTGCCGGGGGCCAAGGCGATCGGGGTCGAATTTTTCACCCTGTCGAAAAGCTATAACATGCCGGGATGGCGGGTGGGGTTCTGCGTCGGAAACCGGGAGATCATCAAGGCCCTGACGCAGATCAAGAGTTATCTGGATTACGGAATATTCCAGCCGCTCCAGATCGCGAGCATCATCGCGTTGAACGGGCCTCAGGACTGTGTCCGGGAGGCGGTCCGGATGTACCGCAGCCGGCGGAACACGCTGGTGGACGGCCTCAACCGGATCGGTTGGAAGGTGGAAAAGCCGCTCGCGACGATGTTCGTCTGGGCCCGGATCCCGGAGCCGTTCCGGGAAATGGGGTCCCTGGAATTCACCAAGATGCTTCTGAGCGAGGCGAAGGTGGCGGTCTCCCCGGGCATCGGGTTCGGAGAATACGGAGACGACCATGTCCGTTTTGCCTTGGTTGAAAACGAACACCGCACGCGCCAGGCCATTCAGGGAATCAAGAAAGTGCTGAAAAAAGCGTGA
- the thrC gene encoding threonine synthase, which translates to MTMWNGVIEAYRSFLPVTDRTPVVTLLEGNTPLIRAKHLVAAIQPEVELYLKYEGANPTGSFKDRGMTLAISKAIEGGASAVICASTGNTSASAAAYGARAGIKVYVLIPEGKIASGKLAQAMIHRAVVIQVEGNFDEALTIVKEVSEKYRLTLVNSINPYRLEGQKTAAFEVCDQLGGAPAFHFLPVGNAGNITAYWKGYKEYRGQGRIDSLPRMMGFQAAGAAPIVLGHVVEKPRTIATAIRIGNPASWKSAEAAAAESRGEINLVTDEEIVEAYRMIAGTEGVFCEPASAASVAGVIKMGRQGIFKKGDRVVCTLTGHGLKDVETAMNVSQKPITIKARLEDVVKVLGY; encoded by the coding sequence CTGACCATGTGGAACGGGGTGATCGAGGCCTACCGGTCGTTTCTTCCGGTGACGGACCGGACGCCGGTCGTAACGCTGCTCGAGGGCAACACGCCCCTGATCCGGGCGAAGCATCTGGTGGCGGCGATCCAGCCGGAGGTCGAGCTGTATTTGAAATACGAAGGCGCGAATCCCACGGGATCGTTCAAGGACCGCGGCATGACGCTGGCGATCTCCAAGGCGATCGAAGGGGGGGCCTCGGCCGTGATTTGCGCCTCGACCGGCAACACCTCCGCTTCCGCGGCCGCGTACGGCGCGCGGGCCGGGATCAAGGTCTATGTCCTGATTCCGGAGGGAAAGATCGCGTCGGGCAAGCTGGCCCAGGCGATGATCCATCGTGCGGTCGTGATCCAGGTGGAAGGGAATTTCGACGAGGCCCTGACGATCGTCAAGGAAGTCTCGGAGAAATATCGCCTCACGCTGGTCAACTCGATCAACCCCTACCGCCTGGAAGGCCAGAAGACGGCCGCGTTTGAAGTCTGCGATCAGCTGGGAGGAGCGCCCGCGTTTCATTTTCTTCCCGTCGGCAACGCCGGAAATATCACGGCCTACTGGAAGGGCTACAAAGAATACCGCGGGCAAGGGCGGATCGACTCGCTTCCCCGGATGATGGGATTTCAGGCGGCGGGCGCGGCGCCGATCGTGCTGGGCCATGTGGTCGAGAAACCCCGGACGATCGCCACGGCGATCCGGATCGGGAATCCGGCCAGCTGGAAGAGCGCGGAGGCCGCGGCCGCGGAGTCCCGGGGCGAGATCAACCTGGTGACGGACGAGGAGATCGTGGAGGCCTACCGGATGATCGCCGGGACGGAGGGGGTCTTCTGCGAGCCGGCCTCGGCGGCCTCGGTCGCCGGCGTGATCAAGATGGGCCGGCAGGGGATTTTCAAGAAGGGCGATCGCGTCGTCTGCACGCTCACCGGGCACGGGCTGAAGGACGTGGAGACGGCGATGAACGTATCCCAGAAGCCGATCACGATCAAGGCCCGGCTGGAGGATGTCGTCAAGGTATTGGGGTATTAA